From the Desulfosarcina sp. BuS5 genome, one window contains:
- a CDS encoding DEAD/DEAH box helicase — protein MSFENLDLIDELLQAVNELGFIEPTPIQTDAIPEIIGGERDLVGLAQTGTGKTAAFGLPMIQLIDFDLKHTQGVVICPTRELCLQISADIKKLCKYVNNAKVAAVYGGASIETQRNQIKKGAQIIVATPGRLLDLINKKIAKLYQVSYLVLDEADEMLNMGFQEDIDAILKNTPAQKRTWLFSATMPHEVAKIAKKYMKNPVEITIGKKNSGAENIAHVNYIVKEKDRYQALKRIIDYYPDIYGLVFCRTRKDTQEVAEKLIKDNYNADALHGDLSQGVRDKVMGRFKTKSLQILIATDVAARGIDVQNITHVINYKLPDEAQNYTHRSGRTARAGKSGTSIAIINSREKSKLQFIQKKAGVKFNYAKVPEGYAICEKQLYFMINKMVEVKVDHKAIGRFLPPVYNTLSDLTKEELIQKFVSIEFNRFLYYYKGSKDINVSLTTKKDAHRPAKKRRQQKGLEPGKSKRFFLNKGSKDNLQKGAVIRTLCSRAGISSENIGAIEIMRECSFFEVETNVADNVLKSMKDAKIDGRKIQVEYAENKKSQTKRSKKSKKRKKR, from the coding sequence ATGAGTTTCGAAAATTTAGATTTGATAGACGAGTTATTACAAGCAGTTAATGAACTAGGATTTATTGAACCAACGCCCATCCAGACAGATGCAATTCCTGAAATTATTGGAGGGGAGAGGGATCTTGTAGGACTTGCCCAGACCGGAACAGGGAAAACAGCAGCTTTTGGTTTGCCCATGATCCAGCTAATTGATTTTGATCTGAAACATACTCAAGGGGTGGTGATTTGCCCCACCAGGGAACTCTGTTTGCAGATTTCAGCTGATATTAAAAAATTATGCAAATATGTAAACAATGCAAAGGTTGCTGCCGTTTATGGCGGCGCCAGCATTGAAACACAGAGGAATCAGATCAAAAAAGGTGCTCAGATTATTGTGGCAACACCAGGTAGATTACTTGATCTTATTAATAAAAAAATAGCAAAGCTTTATCAAGTCTCATATCTGGTTCTTGATGAAGCGGATGAAATGCTAAATATGGGATTTCAGGAAGATATAGATGCCATTCTTAAAAATACGCCGGCTCAGAAAAGAACCTGGCTGTTTTCAGCAACAATGCCCCATGAAGTTGCAAAAATTGCAAAAAAATATATGAAAAATCCGGTTGAGATAACCATAGGAAAGAAAAATAGTGGGGCGGAAAATATTGCGCATGTTAATTATATCGTTAAAGAAAAAGACAGGTATCAGGCGTTAAAACGAATTATTGATTATTACCCGGATATTTATGGCCTTGTGTTTTGTCGCACGCGAAAAGATACACAGGAAGTAGCAGAAAAACTGATCAAAGATAACTATAATGCGGACGCCCTTCATGGTGACCTTTCCCAGGGAGTACGCGACAAAGTCATGGGCAGATTTAAAACCAAATCCCTTCAGATTCTTATTGCAACAGATGTTGCTGCTCGCGGGATAGATGTTCAGAATATAACCCATGTCATAAACTATAAACTCCCCGATGAGGCGCAAAACTATACTCACAGGAGCGGCAGAACTGCAAGAGCGGGGAAATCAGGAACCTCCATAGCCATTATCAACTCCAGGGAAAAAAGCAAACTTCAGTTTATACAAAAAAAGGCAGGAGTTAAATTTAATTATGCAAAAGTCCCGGAAGGATATGCAATTTGTGAGAAACAGCTCTATTTCATGATTAACAAAATGGTAGAAGTTAAAGTGGATCATAAAGCAATCGGACGTTTCCTGCCGCCAGTATATAATACATTAAGCGACCTTACAAAAGAAGAGCTCATTCAAAAGTTTGTTTCAATTGAATTTAACCGCTTTCTTTACTATTATAAAGGTTCCAAAGATATAAATGTATCATTGACAACAAAAAAAGATGCTCATCGTCCTGCAAAAAAAAGACGACAACAAAAAGGTTTAGAACCTGGAAAATCGAAACGGTTTTTTCTAAATAAAGGATCCAAGGACAATCTACAAAAAGGCGCTGTTATAAGAACTCTATGCAGCAGAGCTGGAATTAGCTCTGAAAATATTGGTGCAATAGAAATCATGCGGGAATGTTCTTTTTTTGAAGTTGAAACAAATGTTGCGGATAACGTGTTAAAATCAATGAAAGATGCAAAAATAGACGGCCGAAAGATTCAGGTTGAATATGCCGAAAATAAGAAATCGCAAACCAAACGATCTAAAAAAAGTAAAAAGAGAAAAAAACGTTAA
- a CDS encoding ATP-binding protein, which yields MIKRALENKLKKAATQYPVVTITGPRQSGKTTLVRAVFKDYDYVSLEDPEFRSFALEDPRGFLQQFRKNVIFDEVQRTPELFSYIQTIVDEKDRTGQFILTGSQNFLLLDSISQTLAGRCAILHLLPFSRDELAGIPSLPVNQIGLTLPIDRKIPDVDLHSQLFHGFYPRIHDKKLDPQDWLKNYYQTYLERDVREIINVGDLETFRRFTALCAGRTGQLLNFSNLASDCGITHTTARRWLSVLEASFLVVLLRPHYQNFRKRLVKAPKLYFLDTGLLCYLLRIREPDELAFHSARGAIFETFVVSELYKRAFNAGQDPDCFFWRDSAGHEVDLIVDLGSTLVSIEIKSGATISKDFFKGLNYWQNLTETKVKSRAALIYGGNNSMIRNKINVYAWWNF from the coding sequence ATGATTAAAAGGGCTCTTGAAAATAAACTGAAAAAAGCGGCAACACAGTATCCTGTTGTCACTATAACCGGGCCGCGACAGTCAGGAAAGACAACCCTGGTTCGTGCAGTTTTTAAGGATTACGATTATGTATCTCTGGAAGATCCGGAATTTCGTTCTTTTGCCCTTGAAGATCCGCGCGGTTTCCTGCAGCAATTTAGAAAAAATGTCATTTTTGACGAAGTTCAGCGGACACCTGAACTTTTTTCCTATATCCAGACAATAGTGGATGAAAAAGACAGAACAGGGCAATTCATTCTCACTGGTTCTCAAAACTTTCTTTTATTAGATAGTATCAGTCAGACCCTGGCCGGCCGTTGTGCCATTTTGCATTTATTACCATTCTCTCGGGATGAACTTGCCGGGATTCCATCTTTGCCGGTGAATCAGATAGGCCTAACCCTTCCGATTGACCGGAAAATTCCGGATGTAGACCTGCATAGTCAATTGTTCCATGGGTTCTATCCACGTATTCATGATAAAAAACTTGATCCTCAGGATTGGCTGAAAAATTATTATCAGACATATCTTGAACGTGACGTTCGTGAAATAATTAATGTTGGTGACCTGGAAACATTTCGCAGGTTTACTGCTCTTTGCGCCGGCCGCACCGGACAGCTATTGAATTTTTCTAATCTCGCATCGGATTGTGGTATTACCCATACAACAGCAAGGCGCTGGTTATCTGTTTTGGAAGCAAGTTTTCTCGTCGTTCTCCTCAGACCACATTATCAGAATTTCCGGAAAAGGCTGGTTAAGGCTCCTAAACTCTATTTTTTAGATACAGGCCTGCTTTGTTACCTGTTGCGCATCAGGGAACCTGATGAGTTAGCATTCCACTCTGCCCGAGGCGCTATTTTTGAGACCTTTGTAGTTTCAGAACTTTATAAAAGGGCTTTTAACGCGGGACAGGATCCTGATTGTTTTTTCTGGCGGGACTCAGCCGGGCATGAAGTTGATCTAATTGTTGATCTGGGCAGCACATTGGTGTCCATAGAAATAAAATCAGGAGCCACAATAAGTAAAGATTTTTTTAAGGGTCTTAATTATTGGCAAAATCTCACCGAAACTAAAGTCAAAAGTAGGGCGGCATTAATATATGGGGGCAATAATTCTATGATACGCAATAAAATTAACGTATATGCCTGGTGGAACTTTTGA
- a CDS encoding IS1 family transposase, with the protein MQNTANTALTLFCPGKSCKCYQSTENKITKDGVYITKSDFEPRQMFYCNGGKHRFSETGYSDLFGKHGSFKEYEQTAKLNSYGLGTDAIADVLQKDRRTIEQRQKAIGQKGQQFHLFLCFTIGLTIVFFQMDELWSYLKNKSQQLWVFIALESTTKFWIGFELGSRTTYTANRLVKGVKKLGKWGKDNILKVAADKLAAYKNTLENIMSEIPYAYLQIVKRRIKRRLVTVKKYFVKGTVKDFPGKSQNTSFIERLNLTLRQHISYLQRKTLGYCKNKLNFSNVMWINLFNYNYIQFHKSLRIRINNENEKFIKKYNHNTPAMQMGLTNSPLNWRYLITVPIPCK; encoded by the coding sequence ATGCAAAATACAGCAAATACAGCCCTAACACTTTTTTGTCCCGGGAAAAGCTGCAAATGTTATCAATCAACCGAGAACAAAATCACCAAGGATGGAGTTTACATAACAAAATCCGATTTTGAGCCAAGACAAATGTTTTACTGCAATGGTGGCAAACATAGATTCTCAGAAACAGGATATTCCGATCTTTTTGGAAAGCATGGCAGTTTTAAAGAATATGAGCAAACGGCAAAGCTAAACTCTTACGGCCTTGGCACTGATGCAATTGCCGATGTACTTCAAAAAGATCGAAGGACAATTGAACAACGGCAAAAAGCTATTGGGCAAAAAGGCCAGCAATTTCACCTATTTCTTTGTTTTACTATCGGACTTACCATTGTATTTTTCCAGATGGATGAACTATGGTCTTACCTTAAAAATAAAAGTCAACAATTATGGGTTTTTATCGCTCTTGAATCAACAACAAAATTCTGGATCGGTTTCGAGTTGGGTTCAAGAACAACTTACACTGCAAACCGTTTAGTAAAGGGCGTTAAAAAGTTGGGCAAATGGGGAAAAGATAATATATTAAAGGTCGCTGCAGATAAATTAGCGGCTTACAAAAATACGCTCGAAAACATTATGTCTGAAATTCCTTATGCTTACCTGCAAATTGTTAAGCGCCGAATAAAGCGTCGGCTTGTAACAGTTAAAAAATATTTTGTAAAAGGTACTGTAAAAGATTTCCCCGGAAAAAGCCAAAACACCTCATTTATTGAGAGACTGAACCTTACCCTAAGGCAACATATCTCCTATCTTCAGAGAAAAACCCTGGGGTATTGCAAGAACAAGTTGAATTTTAGTAATGTAATGTGGATTAACTTATTCAACTATAATTACATACAATTTCATAAGAGTTTACGAATACGAATTAACAATGAAAACGAGAAATTTATAAAAAAGTATAACCATAATACACCGGCAATGCAGATGGGACTTACGAATTCTCCACTAAACTGGAGATATCTCATTACAGTCCCAATACCTTGTAAGTAG
- a CDS encoding toxin-antitoxin system TumE family protein: MISEYYKRIKGNVERKFSDILESAELIKGTAGRILKLRLHLIDNTFVDIWYSPDGSYSYHWEQRNIRDAIYRHDNAPHKKWRNVSTFPKHCHDGSQLNVTESFLPDNYENAVEEFLRLVREQMVAEQIAIKKDR; the protein is encoded by the coding sequence ATGATATCAGAATATTATAAGCGGATAAAAGGGAATGTTGAGCGCAAGTTTTCTGATATTTTGGAATCTGCTGAATTAATTAAGGGAACAGCCGGTAGAATTCTTAAGCTGCGGCTTCATTTGATTGATAATACTTTTGTAGATATCTGGTATTCACCTGATGGCAGCTATTCATATCACTGGGAGCAACGAAATATCAGAGATGCTATCTATCGTCATGACAACGCTCCTCATAAGAAATGGCGAAATGTCTCAACATTTCCCAAGCATTGTCATGATGGCAGCCAGCTAAATGTTACTGAAAGTTTTCTTCCGGATAATTATGAAAATGCGGTTGAAGAGTTTCTTCGATTGGTCAGGGAGCAAATGGTTGCCGAACAGATAGCAATAAAAAAAGACAGATAA
- the elbB gene encoding isoprenoid biosynthesis glyoxalase ElbB translates to MGKKVGVLLSGCGVFDGAEIHESVLTLLNLDKAGAEIVCMAPDMEFPVVNHITQEATGEKRNILLESARIARGEIKNLKDVQASDLDALIMPGGMGAAKNLSDFADKGTDAVVLPEVQRILQDMLSAGKPVGAICIAPATLTKALGDKNPEVTIGNDMNTASALESMGARHFNCNVDMVHVDEKNKIVTTPAYMLGPGIKDIAAGIEKLVNKIVSMA, encoded by the coding sequence ATGGGTAAGAAGGTCGGTGTACTGTTATCCGGATGTGGCGTTTTTGACGGCGCTGAAATTCATGAGTCTGTATTAACACTGTTAAATCTCGACAAGGCCGGAGCTGAAATTGTATGCATGGCTCCTGATATGGAATTCCCGGTGGTTAACCATATCACCCAGGAGGCAACTGGAGAAAAAAGAAATATTCTTTTGGAATCTGCAAGAATTGCAAGGGGTGAGATCAAAAATTTAAAGGATGTACAGGCATCCGACCTGGATGCTCTGATTATGCCCGGCGGCATGGGCGCTGCCAAAAATCTAAGCGACTTTGCGGATAAAGGCACGGATGCCGTTGTTCTTCCGGAGGTACAACGGATTTTGCAGGATATGCTTTCGGCCGGAAAGCCTGTCGGTGCTATCTGTATCGCCCCGGCCACTTTGACAAAAGCGCTGGGGGACAAAAATCCTGAAGTAACAATAGGTAACGATATGAACACCGCCTCAGCCCTCGAATCTATGGGCGCCAGGCATTTTAACTGCAATGTAGATATGGTGCATGTTGATGAAAAAAACAAAATTGTAACCACACCGGCCTATATGCTGGGGCCCGGCATTAAGGATATTGCTGCTGGAATAGAAAAACTGGTTAACAAGATAGTATCCATGGCCTGA
- the recC gene encoding exodeoxyribonuclease V subunit gamma, giving the protein MTVNGFNLFTGNRLESLAEALAESISEPPASPFAPEVIVLQSRGMERWLSMQIAQQKGISANFSFSFPNTFLHNLYREIIPDIPEVSPFDADILTFTIMKLLPGCLASPVFESLAGYLGDKNDSLKLFQISKKIADLFEQYIIFRPEMIIKWEKGDEDIWQAQLWEKVVGEKNILHPARLREIMLKWLRDRSASTEKLPQRVSVFGISYLPEFHMHIFAALSYVIEINMYVLNPCREYWGDILSDVEINRVKKKYVNTDKTTNELHLRKGNSLLASLGKQGKDFFEFINEIDCNISEQFYESACAGMLAHIQNDILWMRETKFKEKQEHINPKNDKSIRIHSCHSPMREVEVLHDNLLDMFAENSNLLPNDIIVMAPDIELYAPYIQAVFNSRIDNRIPFSIADRSAAKESGVIDAFISILDLKESRFGINQVLDLLESPGIKKKFCPGKSDMEIIETWTRETNIRWGIDKESKVKLNLPAFSENTWKNGLDRLLLGYAMPGYKKKMFSGILPYDNIEGENVKVLGSFLDFCETLFSCAEGFNKNKTLSAWSIYLNNIIDEFFLLDDDDEFEIQVVRRIINDLQISADISGFNKKISIDVLKSHITGSLANKSFGSGFISGGVTFCSMLPMRSIPFKVISLIGMNHDAFPKDTQHLSFDLIAKQPKPLDRSRRNDDKYLFLEALISARERLYISYIGQSIQDNSIIPPSVLVSELIDYLEKNFAASGGKIENKVVIKHRLHAFSLDYFKNSDDLFSYSRENYNAAKALYMMKKQNPPPFLSTRLAKSDNPPDDLPDNLMNIAIKDLFDFFSHPVKYFLNKRFGIYLSEEIQAQDERENFNLDGLDRYILGYTLVKESLSGMDPDDYLPVQKAEGRLPHGNVGDYLYMKLSADALEFVKRIKKHTKTSRLDPVEFSLDIKGCNLYGKLDDVYDHGIVKSRYGSARSKDLLISWLSHLVFCSLSASEKNKESSCVSFLVCKDAVWEFTPPEQSNNILYELISIFSGGLSGPVKFFPESSLEYAKKLLQKNKSPEAALNSARRIWTGDEYKKGEAENLYNSLCFGRSHISTESPVDEEFQAISETIFTPAFKCIKQVY; this is encoded by the coding sequence ATGACGGTAAATGGTTTTAATCTTTTTACAGGCAACCGCCTTGAAAGCCTGGCTGAAGCATTAGCCGAATCAATTTCCGAGCCACCGGCTTCTCCTTTTGCTCCGGAAGTTATTGTTCTGCAAAGCAGGGGGATGGAGCGGTGGTTATCTATGCAAATTGCGCAGCAAAAAGGGATTAGCGCAAATTTTTCCTTTTCCTTTCCGAATACTTTTCTGCACAATTTATACCGCGAGATCATACCTGATATTCCTGAAGTCTCCCCTTTTGACGCAGACATATTAACTTTTACCATTATGAAGCTTCTCCCTGGATGTCTCGCTTCACCAGTTTTTGAAAGCCTTGCCGGATATCTGGGTGATAAAAACGATTCCTTGAAACTTTTTCAGATTTCAAAAAAAATAGCGGATCTTTTTGAGCAATATATTATTTTTCGGCCTGAAATGATAATAAAATGGGAAAAAGGGGATGAGGATATCTGGCAGGCACAATTATGGGAAAAAGTAGTTGGGGAAAAAAATATATTGCATCCGGCCCGGCTTCGGGAAATCATGCTAAAATGGTTAAGGGACAGATCCGCTTCCACCGAAAAGCTTCCCCAAAGGGTATCCGTCTTCGGAATATCCTATCTCCCTGAATTTCATATGCATATATTTGCAGCGCTCTCTTATGTAATAGAGATTAACATGTATGTTCTAAATCCTTGCCGGGAATACTGGGGAGACATCCTTTCCGATGTTGAAATAAACAGGGTCAAGAAAAAATATGTAAACACCGATAAAACAACAAACGAACTGCACCTGAGGAAGGGAAACAGCCTCCTTGCATCTTTAGGGAAACAGGGAAAAGATTTTTTCGAGTTCATCAATGAAATAGACTGTAATATATCCGAACAATTTTATGAATCAGCATGCGCCGGTATGCTTGCACATATCCAAAACGACATTCTTTGGATGCGCGAAACAAAATTTAAGGAAAAACAAGAGCATATCAACCCGAAAAATGACAAATCGATCCGGATACATTCCTGCCACAGCCCAATGCGGGAGGTTGAGGTACTCCATGATAATCTGCTTGATATGTTTGCAGAAAACAGTAATCTATTACCGAATGATATTATTGTTATGGCGCCCGATATCGAGTTGTATGCGCCTTATATCCAGGCTGTCTTCAACTCCCGGATTGATAACCGCATACCATTTTCCATAGCAGACAGAAGCGCCGCGAAAGAGAGCGGCGTTATCGACGCCTTTATTTCCATACTCGATTTAAAGGAGAGCAGGTTTGGTATAAACCAGGTGCTTGATCTTCTGGAATCTCCCGGGATTAAAAAAAAATTCTGCCCGGGAAAATCGGATATGGAGATTATCGAAACCTGGACCAGGGAGACAAACATAAGGTGGGGTATTGATAAAGAAAGCAAGGTAAAACTTAACCTGCCCGCATTCTCCGAAAATACATGGAAGAACGGTCTGGACAGGCTTCTTTTAGGTTATGCCATGCCTGGTTATAAAAAAAAAATGTTCTCAGGAATACTCCCCTACGATAATATTGAAGGGGAAAACGTAAAGGTTCTCGGCAGTTTCCTCGATTTTTGCGAAACCCTCTTCTCTTGTGCCGAAGGCTTTAATAAAAATAAAACCTTAAGCGCCTGGAGCATATATCTTAACAATATCATAGATGAGTTCTTTCTTCTTGATGATGATGATGAATTCGAGATACAGGTAGTCAGACGTATTATCAATGATCTTCAGATAAGTGCGGATATTTCGGGTTTTAACAAAAAAATAAGCATCGATGTTCTAAAATCGCATATTACAGGGTCGCTCGCTAATAAGAGTTTTGGCTCGGGTTTCATTTCCGGAGGCGTGACCTTCTGTTCAATGCTGCCCATGAGAAGCATTCCCTTTAAAGTTATATCTCTTATAGGGATGAACCATGACGCCTTTCCCAAGGATACACAGCATCTTAGCTTTGATCTTATTGCAAAACAACCGAAACCCCTGGACAGATCTAGGCGCAACGACGATAAGTATCTATTTCTCGAAGCATTAATTTCGGCCCGGGAGAGACTATATATCAGCTACATAGGGCAGAGCATTCAAGATAACAGCATTATCCCTCCCTCCGTGCTTGTGAGTGAACTCATAGACTACCTGGAAAAAAACTTTGCAGCGTCCGGCGGAAAAATAGAAAACAAGGTTGTGATAAAACATAGACTTCATGCTTTTTCTCTCGATTATTTCAAAAACAGCGATGATCTGTTCAGTTATTCCAGGGAAAATTATAATGCTGCCAAAGCGTTATATATGATGAAAAAGCAGAATCCACCCCCGTTTTTATCCACCCGGCTTGCTAAATCTGATAATCCGCCTGATGATCTACCTGATAATTTAATGAATATCGCAATCAAAGACTTATTCGATTTTTTCAGTCATCCTGTTAAATATTTTCTGAATAAACGTTTCGGAATATATCTTTCAGAGGAAATTCAGGCTCAAGACGAGAGAGAAAATTTTAATCTTGATGGTCTGGATAGATATATTTTAGGATACACCCTCGTAAAAGAAAGCCTCTCGGGAATGGATCCGGATGACTATCTGCCGGTGCAAAAAGCCGAAGGCCGGCTGCCGCACGGGAATGTCGGTGATTACCTCTACATGAAGTTGAGCGCCGATGCCCTGGAATTTGTAAAAAGAATTAAAAAGCACACCAAAACAAGCAGGCTTGATCCTGTTGAATTCTCTCTTGATATTAAAGGCTGTAACCTTTACGGAAAACTTGATGATGTTTATGACCACGGAATTGTAAAAAGCAGATATGGATCGGCAAGGTCAAAAGATCTTTTAATATCCTGGCTGTCCCATCTCGTCTTCTGCTCTTTAAGCGCTTCAGAAAAAAACAAAGAATCTTCCTGCGTCAGTTTTCTTGTATGCAAAGATGCAGTCTGGGAGTTTACCCCTCCTGAACAGAGCAACAATATTCTCTATGAGCTGATATCCATCTTTTCCGGGGGATTATCCGGACCTGTCAAATTTTTTCCTGAATCATCCCTGGAATATGCGAAAAAACTTCTGCAGAAAAACAAATCACCTGAAGCAGCCCTGAATTCTGCCAGGCGCATTTGGACAGGGGATGAATACAAAAAAGGAGAGGCTGAAAATCTGTATAACAGCCTTTGCTTTGGAAGATCTCACATCAGTACCGAGTCTCCTGTTGACGAAGAATTCCAGGCTATTTCAGAAACAATTTTTACACCTGCCTTTAAATGTATTAAGCAAGTCTATTAA
- a CDS encoding acyl-CoA thioesterase, with protein MIGKKVKESSVTISLVTLPQDANPAGMVHGGVIMYHIDNAAGVTAMRHTRENAVTASIDRLDFHNPVFVGNLLIIKAGLNRVGKTSMEVGVRVEAENLFTGKVTHTASAYLTFVALDKDRRPMKVPPLILETDDEKRRNRQALDRHKLRIAEKKKTRRNYDINT; from the coding sequence ATGATTGGGAAAAAGGTCAAGGAGAGCAGTGTAACCATTTCGCTTGTTACACTGCCCCAGGATGCCAACCCTGCCGGTATGGTGCATGGCGGCGTGATTATGTATCATATTGACAATGCCGCCGGCGTGACTGCCATGCGACATACCCGGGAAAATGCAGTTACAGCCTCCATCGACCGGCTCGATTTTCATAATCCGGTTTTTGTGGGGAATCTTCTGATCATCAAGGCCGGCTTGAATCGGGTAGGCAAAACTTCAATGGAAGTCGGTGTCCGTGTTGAGGCGGAAAATCTTTTTACCGGCAAAGTTACTCATACCGCTTCTGCGTATTTAACTTTTGTGGCCCTGGATAAAGATCGCCGGCCGATGAAAGTACCGCCTCTGATTCTGGAAACTGATGATGAAAAAAGGCGCAATCGCCAGGCTTTAGACAGGCATAAGTTAAGAATTGCGGAAAAGAAAAAAACAAGACGGAATTATGACATCAACACATGA
- a CDS encoding methylenetetrahydrofolate reductase, which produces MRVSSLYENSKKPVISMEFFPPRDEKAAGKFGAIIDKLAELKPDYMSVTFGAGGSNRDGSYQTVKNIMDKKLPTVAYIAGLGLGPDEITEVLDKYKGIGVETIFVIRGDKPRDDNYTPHPDSFSYASEMLGFIKERYDFTLGCAGYPEGHIEAESLEKDIEFLKLKEKNGAEYVIAQYCYDNNYFFEYIKKCRAAGINIPIIPGIMPIYTVKMTKILSKVCGTTIADDLQGKLDELAKADKDDVLNFGIDFAVEQCRGLLKNGVAGLHFYTMDRSKSTTEIINRLRQENLL; this is translated from the coding sequence ATGCGTGTTTCAAGTTTGTACGAAAACAGTAAAAAACCTGTTATCTCGATGGAGTTTTTTCCACCAAGGGATGAAAAGGCAGCCGGAAAGTTTGGCGCAATCATAGATAAGCTTGCCGAGCTTAAACCCGATTATATGTCTGTAACATTTGGAGCAGGCGGTTCAAACCGGGATGGGTCATATCAGACAGTTAAAAATATAATGGATAAAAAGCTGCCTACTGTAGCATATATAGCCGGTCTCGGGCTTGGACCTGATGAGATTACGGAAGTTTTGGATAAATATAAAGGTATCGGTGTTGAAACAATTTTTGTTATTCGCGGGGATAAACCCAGGGATGATAATTATACCCCCCATCCCGACAGTTTTTCCTATGCTTCGGAAATGCTAGGTTTTATTAAAGAACGTTACGATTTTACCCTCGGATGCGCAGGATATCCTGAGGGGCACATTGAGGCGGAAAGCCTTGAAAAAGATATTGAATTTTTGAAACTCAAGGAAAAAAACGGCGCTGAATATGTTATTGCTCAGTATTGCTATGATAATAACTATTTTTTTGAATATATTAAAAAATGCAGGGCCGCCGGAATTAATATTCCCATTATTCCGGGTATTATGCCGATCTATACGGTTAAAATGACTAAAATACTCTCCAAGGTTTGCGGAACTACCATCGCGGATGACTTGCAGGGCAAGCTTGATGAACTGGCTAAAGCTGATAAGGATGATGTATTAAATTTTGGTATAGATTTCGCTGTTGAGCAATGCCGGGGCTTGCTGAAAAACGGAGTTGCAGGTCTTCATTTTTATACTATGGACCGCAGCAAATCAACAACCGAGATCATTAACCGCCTGCGTCAGGAAAATCTGCTGTAA